Proteins found in one bacterium genomic segment:
- the aroF gene encoding 3-deoxy-7-phosphoheptulonate synthase — translation MIIVMRQGAPKKELNEVLKAIRDLGYKTHIIHGVERDVIGAIGDERGKARLQSLESLAGVEKVVPILKPYKLASTEVKPEPTVIEVGGVKIGGDAFVVIAGPCSVESREQILETAAAVKKAGARILRGGAYKPRTSPYSFQGMEEEGLKLLAEAREATGLPVVTEIVNPADAETIAKYADMFQVGARNVQNFALLKVLGQLDKPIFLKRGMMTTIEEFLMSAEYILAEGNRRVILCERGIRTFERATRNTLDISAVPVLKGMTHLPVVIDPSHAAGHWQYVLPLAKAAAAVGADGLMIEVHPHPELAVSDGLQSLKPEKFRELMREIKPFVRAAGREL, via the coding sequence ATGATCATCGTCATGCGCCAGGGGGCCCCCAAGAAGGAGCTCAACGAGGTCCTCAAGGCCATCCGGGACCTCGGCTACAAGACCCACATCATCCACGGCGTCGAGCGCGACGTCATCGGCGCCATCGGGGACGAGCGGGGCAAGGCCCGCCTCCAGTCGCTCGAGTCGCTCGCCGGGGTCGAGAAGGTCGTCCCCATCCTCAAGCCCTACAAGCTGGCGAGCACCGAGGTCAAGCCGGAGCCGACGGTCATCGAGGTCGGCGGCGTGAAGATCGGCGGCGACGCCTTCGTCGTCATCGCCGGCCCCTGCTCGGTGGAAAGCCGCGAGCAGATCCTCGAGACCGCCGCCGCCGTGAAGAAGGCCGGCGCCCGCATCCTGCGTGGCGGCGCCTACAAGCCGCGCACCTCCCCTTACAGCTTCCAGGGGATGGAGGAAGAGGGGCTCAAGCTGCTGGCCGAGGCGCGCGAGGCGACCGGTTTGCCCGTGGTGACGGAGATCGTCAACCCGGCGGACGCCGAGACCATCGCCAAGTACGCCGACATGTTCCAGGTGGGCGCTCGCAACGTGCAGAACTTCGCGCTGCTCAAGGTGCTCGGCCAGCTCGACAAGCCGATCTTCCTCAAGCGCGGCATGATGACGACGATCGAGGAATTCCTGATGTCCGCCGAGTACATCCTCGCCGAGGGCAACCGGCGGGTGATCCTCTGCGAGCGGGGCATCCGCACCTTCGAGCGGGCCACGCGCAACACGCTCGACATCTCCGCGGTCCCCGTGCTCAAGGGGATGACGCACCTGCCGGTGGTCATCGACCCGAGCCACGCCGCCGGCCACTGGCAGTACGTCCTGCCGCTCGCCAAGGCGGCCGCCGCGGTCGGCGCCGACGGCCTGATGATCGAGGTGCACCCGCACCCCGAGCTGGCCGTGAGCGACGGCCTGCAGTCGCTCAAGCCCGAGAAGTTCCGCGAGCTGATGCGGGAGATCAAGCCCTTCGTCCGGGCCGCCGGCCGCGAACTGTAG